A segment of the Solanum lycopersicum chromosome 9, SLM_r2.1 genome:
TATTTTTTATCCGACTCGGATCGCAACCCGATTTCTGCCCGGGCAGTCTGTAGTAAAACCCTCATAACTCTTTACTTCGATGTCTGTTTGATACGAGGTTTTGTTCGTTGGAAAATAGACTCGTAGGCCTTTGATTTAATGGTTAGTAGACCTTCTAACTCCTTATAGATTAGGAGAAAACATCCAATATATTTGACCaaagttaagaaaatattactagagaaactttgaaaacttttgcCGACCTTAGTTTCTCTACTTTTCTTGATTTCGCTAATAGAAGTTTCTTACTTTCCTAGTAGCAAAACTTCACATACGACTCTTGTGCTATTATAATACCTCATAACAAACCCTTCTTAGAATGTTTTACGGTCATAGGCTTATTCAGAAAGTATGgaacaatttaaatatttcaaacgTGCAACGTACTACCCGAGAGTCATTTCTTTAATCATGGACTTTGTTTGAGGGGTCCGTTTGACCTAAAACTTTAGTTTATTTCCTTGATATTGTCACCTACTTGTAATCTTAATCTCCAATATACGATACAAAGTCATGTACACCTCATATACCCATGCCACACTACGCCACATATATTATGCGAGAATAGAGAAAAAGTACGTGATCTTacaatatatttctatattaaaaatatgaattgttatctattgtgtatcttttaagatttatttattcatttataactttttttaaaaaaaaagatcttaaactaaaattcaaattgtggatataaaaaataaataacatgttAATATTATTGAGATTGAGAAGGTCAAATGACCCAATACAATTTTTAAGCATATTTGAGCTCAAAATAAACTTGAGCAAGTCATGATCCAATTTCtaattcaaatcattttaatatCTTCAATTTCAATCATACTCTTTTTGACAAAaccataattatatttatattatatagacACAACCTTTTAGATGTGTCAGTGTGTTACACCTTGAATTATAAAAGataatgtatgtatgtatatatgtaatatatctAACTACAGAAATATGGTAAACTCAGCAAACTTGTGTCTGCGgtttcaacaaaagaaaattaaacctTTAAACATTCAAATAAAGAAAGAGTGCAGGAATATTGAGAGATAATGTCTCTATATCAATAATCAATAGTTTTTCAATTCTTGTTCATGGTGCGGttcacattatttttaatagcaTCTTTAGATTCTTCAGCCTTGCCTAGCACACTGTCTTTCACTTTTTGGGTTGTGTCTTTAACTGATCCCCATGCTTCTTGTGCTGTTTCTTTTGCTTTTCCAGCCATATCTTGTGCTGCATCTGCAACCTTTTCTCCCATCACCTTCGTTTTCCTCACCGCCTGTCACATAAACTTTTATATCAGATTGATGTACGTATGTGTATCATAtgtaattttattcatattggTGCACGTaattctcatcatatgccaCGAGACTAATGTAAGAAATACCCAAGATTGTACGTCCTTTGGTTTCTACTACATGCTGGTAGAAATGTTAGAGTGTAAATGATTACCTCATCAGCAACAGAGGCAGTCTCATTTGTGACTTCTTGGGCGGCTTTTTTGGCCGTCTCAGCGCCTTGTTTCGCTGCATCGGCTCCTTTTTCAGCTGCGTTACGTGCCTCATCTTTAAATGCCATCCCTAGGTGTCGTTTACCTACCTGTTGATTAACCACACATTTATCTAATTATACATAATATTTCTAAAACTATAATCTTCAAATAGAGTTTTAACATACATTGCCAATAAATGTTGTTTATACTATTAGATCATTTGAAATGTAACCTTTCATAAAACaagtactccctccgtttcaaaaaaaaatgatctaGTTTGAGTTGACGTATAGTTGTCTGGttctaaatatatcaaatacaccaaaatGTCATTTAACCTTGTGACTTAAACATGTCACATGAAAAGTTGAAACTAAAGTGtgccaaaaaagaaaatgatcattcttttttaaacattcCAAAAATGAAAGTAATCATCACCTGGAAAGGTTTGGGTGTTACACCAAGAAAAACCCTAGTTCTTAAAGGGTTATGTCCTATGATAGCTCTTGCATTTTGGAGCTTTGTAAGAGTAGGTGCTAGATTCATCATGCTTGCCATTTCTCTCtaatttattgtatatttttttttctcgaaattgatttgatttttcttttgaatttgttCTACTAATTGGAAGGGTTTGTATGTACTATATAAATAGGAAGAGAGTGATGTGAAAGTCCACAATTTCTTACCTGTTTTCCGAATTTGAAGTTACCACTCACTAAAACCTTACAAGAGAAATGAACGGATCgctctcttcttcattaccactcattaaattaatccttttaattttaatttgtctaGAAGAAGATACATAAATAATGTACCTTTCAAACTGATTTTACATTTTGGGGAGTTGGGCATTTTATCACTTGTTTACAATTGTAATTGTCGACATTGAACTGATATCAGGGCATTTTAGCACTTATTTACAATTGTAATTGTTGACACTGAACTGATATCAGGGCATTTTAGCACTTATTAGTCTCTTCTCTAAGATAAGTacgaattaattaataaatactaaGAGTTCTAATAATTAATACTGGTGTGTTTGGTATaacgaaaatatttttcaattttctcatgtttggttgtcttaaatgttttcaaaattaacttattttccttaaatttaagaaaaaagactTACCTTAGAAAAGTAAGGAAACATTTTCTAAGAACACATTTTTAACCTAACACCTCAACTTTTCATCATAACTCAACTCTCGAGTATCGATTTTCTATACAAGTATTCAATATGACTCTTGAACCCGACTCGCAACCTCTATTCAAGATCTAACTCTTGAGTTCTAGATTGAATCGTAGTGGGATCTCTTGATACGATTAgagttcaaattttgatttaggTCAGAGTCGGATCCTGAATCAAATATTAGGATGAAGTTTCAAGTTGGATGTCGGAGTCGATTTTTGGGTTGAGAGTAGAGATGGAGtactcaaattttaatatttgcaTAGTATTCCAAAATTTAGAGATACCGTACAAGATGCTTATTAGTAACGACAAATCGAATCATTAAATGAGGACCAAAATGTTAATCAATGAGGTGATTTgtgtcttttattttatatatagagagagagagctagcacatacttaatatatattattcatttatttaattatgtgatGTATAATAATAGAATCTTAAGAgttatcaaatttttaatataatttttagatattttaagttgttaattattataatttatatttcatgcatttcattttaagtgatattttttgaatttcgaAATTCAATAAGTCTATTTTTAACCATAAGTTTTCATAGATCTTTTacacattttgaattatcaattattatgacTCACAGTAATTTTACGTAgtttagaaatatataaatttcgtTCAAGATTTCATATGCAAATTGCTGattaaacttaaattgtttgattctagaaaaatgaaaaatatacataaattgaAAGAGAGAGAGTAGTAGTTCTTATGTAACTTTTAAATCATATATGATACTCCCTAtgtctcattttatatgatacTCATTCAAGAGTCAACTTAGTTTTAtatgtcttttaaattttaaatttgttaattattatgatttataatactttttatatcattttcaaataatatagttatttattttgtctcaatttatatgacactGATAAATTTTTGAGGgccaattaaatatttgtatgtcttttaaatattttaagttgtttgtcatttataatatttttatgtaatttttgaGTAATGTATGTTGCTTCatctttttcaatttatgttGCACTGACAGAATTTTGAGATTTAtagtattaatataattttaagagtaactattataatttataataattttattagtgaaAGGGGGAAAAAGTAAAAGGAGGTGATGCAAAAGCTGTTTGAGAAATGATAGGGTAATTTAGTCATAATACTCAACAACAGTATACAACAGTCCAACGATAAAATTTCTTCTGACCTACAATGTTGTtccat
Coding sequences within it:
- the LOC101264060 gene encoding uncharacterized protein At4g13230-like; the protein is MASMMNLAPTLTKLQNARAIIGHNPLRTRVFLGVTPKPFQVGKRHLGMAFKDEARNAAEKGADAAKQGAETAKKAAQEVTNETASVADEAVRKTKVMGEKVADAAQDMAGKAKETAQEAWGSVKDTTQKVKDSVLGKAEESKDAIKNNVNRTMNKN